The Deinococcus koreensis genome window below encodes:
- the pqqB gene encoding pyrroloquinoline quinone biosynthesis protein PqqB, with amino-acid sequence MPPDPTSPTFLLLGTAAGGGLPQWNCGCRNCARVRAGELPARTQSSAAFTPDGERWYLIDASPDVARQLLALGPPRGRSTPLAGVLLTDAEFDHTLGLLQLREGSAWELHATPGVHALLEDQFPVRRLLSRYAQITPVSAPPGEPRLFGDLEVTWVALDDHTPRYHHGRRPEAGATSALRLRGPRRTLVYAPSLSTLAGPVPELLASADVLLVDGTFYHPDELIRLGLGTGDAASMGHLPVVQSAPTLARLPAATKLYTHLNNTNPALDPASPERAWLRAQGLDLADDGWFVGL; translated from the coding sequence ATGCCGCCCGACCCCACCTCTCCGACCTTCCTCCTGCTGGGCACGGCGGCCGGCGGCGGCCTGCCGCAATGGAACTGCGGCTGCCGCAACTGCGCGCGGGTGCGCGCCGGGGAGCTGCCGGCCCGCACGCAGTCCAGCGCGGCCTTCACGCCCGACGGCGAGCGCTGGTACCTGATCGACGCCTCGCCGGACGTGGCGCGGCAGCTGCTGGCGCTGGGGCCGCCCCGCGGGCGGAGCACGCCGCTGGCCGGGGTGCTCCTCACCGACGCCGAGTTCGACCACACGCTGGGGCTGCTGCAGCTGCGCGAGGGCAGCGCGTGGGAGCTGCACGCCACGCCGGGGGTACACGCCCTGCTGGAGGATCAGTTCCCGGTGCGCCGCCTGCTGTCGCGCTACGCCCAGATCACGCCGGTGAGCGCGCCGCCGGGCGAACCCCGGCTGTTCGGCGACCTCGAGGTCACCTGGGTGGCGCTTGACGACCACACGCCCCGCTACCACCATGGCCGCCGCCCGGAAGCGGGCGCGACCAGCGCCCTGAGGCTGCGCGGGCCGCGCCGCACGCTGGTCTACGCGCCCAGCCTGAGCACCCTTGCGGGCCCCGTGCCCGAGCTGCTGGCCTCGGCCGACGTGCTGCTGGTCGACGGCACCTTCTACCACCCGGACGAGCTGATCCGCCTGGGGCTGGGCACCGGCGACGCTGCCAGCATGGGGCACCTGCCGGTCGTCCAGAGCGCCCCCACCCTGGCCCGGCTGCCGGCAGCCACGAAGCTCTATACGCACCTGAACAACACCAACCCGGCCCTCGACCCGGCCAGTCCGGAACGCGCCTGGCTACGCGCCCAGGGGCTCGATCTCGCGGACGACGGCTGGTTCGTCGGCCTGTAG
- the pqqC gene encoding pyrroloquinoline-quinone synthase PqqC — translation MWTPAELERTLEGLLARDYHHRHPFNRRMHAGALSREELQVWVANRYYYQQCIPVKDSLLLAKLPEDARREWITRVLYHDGPSREQGGLSAWRALGRAVGLDEDVLESHALLRPGARFATDAYVNFVRDHPWFDGVASSLTELYAQRIMAVRTVAFETHYPWVEPQGLAYFRSRSRQAGVEASGALRLLGGHTRTQQDQERIVAAVRFKCSVLWSLLDALDATLPQDVPEGLGADDLARPGNPVVGGVA, via the coding sequence ATGTGGACGCCCGCTGAACTGGAACGCACCCTGGAGGGCCTGCTGGCCCGCGACTACCACCACCGTCATCCCTTCAACCGCCGGATGCACGCCGGCGCGCTCTCGCGGGAGGAACTGCAGGTCTGGGTGGCCAACCGCTACTACTACCAGCAGTGCATTCCGGTCAAGGACAGCCTGCTGCTGGCGAAACTGCCCGAAGACGCGCGCCGCGAGTGGATCACGCGGGTGCTGTACCACGACGGCCCCAGCCGGGAGCAGGGCGGGCTCTCGGCGTGGCGGGCGCTGGGCCGCGCGGTGGGCCTGGACGAGGACGTGCTGGAGTCGCACGCCCTGCTGCGGCCAGGGGCGCGCTTCGCGACCGACGCCTACGTGAACTTCGTGCGGGATCACCCCTGGTTCGACGGCGTGGCGTCGTCGCTGACCGAGCTGTACGCGCAGCGGATCATGGCCGTCCGCACCGTGGCCTTCGAGACCCACTACCCCTGGGTCGAGCCCCAGGGCCTGGCGTATTTCCGCAGCCGGTCGCGGCAGGCGGGCGTCGAGGCCAGCGGGGCGCTGCGGCTGCTGGGCGGGCACACGCGCACCCAGCAGGATCAGGAGCGGATCGTGGCGGCCGTGCGCTTCAAGTGCTCGGTGCTGTGGAGCCTGCTCGACGCCCTGGACGCGACCTTGCCCCAGGACGTGCCCGAGGGGCTGGGAGCGGACGACCTGGCCCGGCCCGGAAACCCGGTGGTCGGGGGCGTGGCATGA
- the pqqD gene encoding pyrroloquinoline quinone biosynthesis peptide chaperone PqqD: MTLRLYRGARLRYDRTRDQHVLLRAEEVTELNATAHEILSLCDGRTQAALVDELRSRYPQADPDDLAADVAEFLAEAHASQWVQRDGSGQDGAERAEPEQEGAGQDVTGHDGVGA; this comes from the coding sequence ATGACGCTGCGCCTGTACCGCGGGGCCCGGCTGCGCTACGACCGTACGCGCGACCAGCACGTGCTGCTGCGCGCCGAGGAGGTCACCGAGCTGAACGCCACCGCGCACGAGATCCTGAGCCTCTGCGACGGGCGCACCCAGGCCGCGCTGGTGGACGAACTGCGCTCGCGCTACCCGCAGGCCGACCCAGACGATCTGGCGGCGGACGTGGCAGAGTTTCTGGCGGAAGCGCATGCCAGCCAGTGGGTGCAGCGGGACGGGTCTGGACAGGACGGGGCCGAGCGGGCAGAACCTGAACAGGAAGGGGCCGGGCAGGACGTGACTGGGCACGACGGGGTGGGCGCATGA
- the pqqE gene encoding pyrroloquinoline quinone biosynthesis protein PqqE has product MTAALDAAHLQSSRPRPAPPLVLVAELTHRCPLQCVYCSNPLQLLGAAQELGPGDWRRVLAEAEGLGILQVLYTGGEPLLRADLGELLRAGRTLDLYQVLITSGVGLSARRLRDLLDAGLDAVQLSLQSLDDLNARTICGGDFLKRKHEAAALIRESGTPLILNAVLHRLNLHEVPALLQFAADSGAERIELANSQYYGWALENRAHLLPDLASLQAAEAEVLAFRGRCPEVAVQWVVPDYHDASPKPCMGGWASTHLIVGPDGRALPCPAAYVLPELAFPNVRTSSLEAVWYDSAAFQAYRGTAWMREPCQTCPQREVDFGGCRCQAFLLTGDARAADPVCSLSPHRGVIDAALEDIGERPAVPLRHRPRTA; this is encoded by the coding sequence ATGACCGCCGCGCTGGACGCCGCGCACCTTCAGTCGTCGCGCCCGCGCCCGGCCCCGCCGCTGGTGCTGGTCGCGGAACTCACGCACCGCTGCCCGCTGCAGTGCGTGTACTGCTCGAACCCCCTGCAGCTGCTGGGCGCCGCGCAGGAACTCGGCCCCGGGGACTGGCGCCGCGTGCTGGCCGAGGCCGAGGGCCTGGGCATCCTGCAGGTGCTGTACACCGGCGGCGAGCCGCTGCTGCGCGCCGACCTGGGCGAGCTGCTGCGCGCAGGCCGGACGCTCGACCTGTACCAGGTGCTCATCACCAGCGGCGTGGGCCTGAGTGCCCGGCGCCTGCGCGATCTGCTGGACGCGGGGCTGGACGCCGTGCAGCTGAGCCTGCAATCGCTGGACGATCTGAACGCCCGCACCATCTGCGGCGGGGACTTCCTGAAACGCAAGCACGAGGCCGCCGCCCTGATCCGCGAGTCCGGCACGCCGCTGATCCTGAACGCAGTGCTGCACCGCCTGAACCTGCACGAGGTACCCGCCCTGCTGCAGTTCGCCGCCGACTCCGGCGCCGAGCGGATCGAGCTGGCGAACAGCCAGTATTACGGCTGGGCGCTGGAGAACCGCGCCCACCTGCTGCCGGATCTGGCATCCCTGCAGGCGGCCGAGGCCGAGGTGCTGGCCTTCCGGGGGCGCTGCCCGGAGGTCGCGGTGCAGTGGGTGGTGCCCGACTACCACGACGCCTCGCCCAAGCCCTGCATGGGCGGCTGGGCGAGCACGCACCTGATCGTCGGCCCGGACGGCCGCGCGCTGCCCTGCCCGGCCGCGTACGTGCTGCCGGAACTCGCCTTCCCGAACGTGCGAACCTCCAGCCTGGAGGCCGTGTGGTACGACTCCGCGGCCTTCCAGGCGTACCGGGGCACCGCCTGGATGCGCGAGCCCTGCCAGACCTGCCCGCAGCGCGAGGTGGACTTCGGCGGCTGCCGCTGTCAGGCCTTCCTGCTCACCGGCGACGCCCGCGCGGCCGACCCGGTGTGCTCGCTCTCGCCCCACCGGGGCGTGATCGATGCCGCATTGGAAGACATCGGCGAGCGGCCCGCCGTGCCGCTGCGCCACCGGCCGCGCACCGCATGA
- a CDS encoding dipeptidase: MTGPDVLDAVEAAGLVIDGHLDLAYNAGVGRDLTLALDELRSREGPDARDIATVTFGALRAGRVALTLGTLFAMPRTDTSPDGYTDADGAYAQALAQLDRYRRWQDAGHIRLLTPGAQVAAHLRTYAADPDGTPLGVVLLMEGADPIRTPDDLPWWVEQGVRIVGPAWRGTRYAGGTGVPGGLTPLGGELLDAMREQRVTLDASHLAEQAFWEAVERQPDVIASHVGARARVPTDRHLTDDMLRAIGERGGMVGLVLYNGFLQPGWRRGDPPSTRATLAAMLAHLGDVAGWAHVGLGSDLDGGFGMREFPEGLDSAADLGRVADLAPAEHRAGVRAGNWGRWLTRDRA; encoded by the coding sequence ATGACCGGCCCGGACGTGCTGGACGCGGTGGAGGCCGCCGGGCTGGTCATCGACGGGCACCTGGATCTCGCGTACAACGCGGGCGTGGGCCGCGACCTGACCCTGGCGCTGGACGAGCTGCGCTCCCGCGAAGGGCCGGACGCGCGGGACATCGCCACCGTGACCTTCGGCGCGCTGCGGGCGGGGCGCGTGGCGCTCACGCTGGGCACGCTGTTCGCCATGCCGCGCACGGACACCAGCCCGGACGGTTACACCGACGCCGACGGCGCGTACGCCCAGGCCCTCGCGCAGCTGGATCGGTACCGCCGCTGGCAGGACGCCGGGCACATCCGCCTGCTCACCCCCGGGGCGCAGGTCGCCGCTCACCTTCGGACGTACGCGGCCGACCCGGACGGCACGCCCCTGGGCGTCGTGCTGCTGATGGAGGGCGCCGACCCCATCCGGACGCCGGACGACCTGCCGTGGTGGGTGGAGCAGGGCGTGCGGATCGTCGGGCCGGCCTGGCGGGGCACGCGCTACGCGGGCGGCACAGGCGTTCCGGGCGGCCTCACCCCGCTGGGCGGGGAGCTGCTGGACGCCATGCGCGAGCAGCGGGTCACGCTGGACGCCTCGCACCTCGCCGAGCAGGCCTTCTGGGAGGCCGTGGAGCGGCAGCCGGACGTGATCGCCTCGCACGTGGGCGCACGCGCACGGGTGCCCACGGATCGGCACCTGACCGACGACATGCTGCGCGCCATCGGGGAGCGGGGCGGGATGGTCGGCCTCGTGCTGTACAACGGCTTCCTGCAGCCCGGCTGGCGGCGCGGCGATCCGCCCAGCACGCGGGCAACGCTGGCGGCCATGCTCGCGCACCTGGGCGACGTGGCCGGGTGGGCGCACGTGGGCCTGGGCAGCGACCTGGACGGCGGCTTCGGCATGCGCGAGTTCCCCGAGGGACTGGACAGCGCCGCCGACCTGGGCCGCGTGGCCGACCTCGCCCCGGCCGAACACCGCGCCGGGGTGCGCGCCGGGAACTGGGGCCGCTGGCTCACCCGCGACCGCGCGTAG
- the rnhA gene encoding ribonuclease HI, with the protein MSRPAYRKSAAQKAQDAARDRLPIRAGIQPERPITGQLVDLYSDGACDTGAGHGGWATILRFGERELVLSGHEAGTTNNRMELRGLLEGLKSLKRPCQVRVITDSQYLRKAFTDGWILKWQRNGWKTAGGDPVKNQDLWEELILQARTHALTFLWVKGHAGHGENERVDVLAVQERKKLRAG; encoded by the coding sequence GTGTCCCGTCCTGCCTACCGCAAATCCGCCGCACAAAAGGCGCAGGACGCGGCCCGCGACCGCCTGCCCATCCGCGCCGGCATCCAGCCGGAACGTCCCATCACTGGCCAGCTCGTCGATCTGTACTCGGACGGCGCCTGCGACACCGGGGCCGGGCACGGCGGCTGGGCGACCATCCTGCGCTTCGGCGAGCGGGAACTGGTGCTGAGCGGCCACGAGGCCGGCACCACCAACAACCGCATGGAGCTGCGCGGCCTGCTGGAGGGCCTGAAGTCGCTGAAACGCCCCTGTCAGGTGCGCGTGATCACCGACAGCCAATATCTCCGCAAGGCCTTCACCGACGGCTGGATCCTCAAGTGGCAGCGCAACGGCTGGAAGACGGCGGGCGGCGACCCCGTGAAGAACCAGGACTTGTGGGAGGAACTGATTCTCCAGGCGCGCACGCACGCGCTGACCTTCCTGTGGGTCAAGGGGCACGCCGGCCACGGCGAGAACGAGCGGGTGGACGTGCTGGCCGTGCAGGAGCGCAAGAAGCTGCGCGCGGGCTGA
- a CDS encoding DUF4870 domain-containing protein, producing MSTPSHLSPLLLSEEDRTPAMVTHLSPLADLLLPTLGGLLGPLLAWLIYRDRSRSLDLQGKEVLNFRLSMWLYGLVVGAVAFIAFSLGLLGGAVGAAAGSPDLGAFAFLGTFASFFLFFLPILVVLGIVPFIFMIVGVIRASSGQHYRYPLTIRFLR from the coding sequence ATGAGCACGCCCTCCCACCTCTCGCCCCTCCTGCTGTCCGAGGAAGACCGCACCCCGGCGATGGTCACGCACCTGTCGCCGCTGGCCGACCTGCTGCTGCCCACGCTGGGGGGCCTGCTGGGGCCGCTGCTGGCCTGGCTGATCTACCGCGACCGCAGCCGCTCACTCGACTTGCAGGGCAAGGAGGTGCTGAACTTCCGCCTGAGCATGTGGCTCTATGGCCTGGTGGTGGGCGCCGTGGCCTTCATCGCCTTCAGCCTGGGGCTGCTGGGCGGCGCGGTGGGCGCGGCGGCGGGCAGTCCTGACCTGGGCGCCTTCGCCTTCCTGGGCACCTTCGCCTCGTTTTTCCTGTTCTTCCTGCCCATCCTGGTGGTGCTGGGCATCGTGCCCTTCATCTTCATGATCGTGGGCGTGATCCGGGCCAGTTCGGGACAGCACTACCGCTATCCGCTGACGATCCGCTTCCTGCGTTAA
- a CDS encoding GNAT family N-acetyltransferase: MDMEFSRAGPSDLATIAAFDEQAGDPGRRTWLEDSLRRREVHLLSVDGAACAYGVLEDFFGHAFVSLLYVAPARRRQGLGAGLLAHLCGVAATPKVFSSTNLSNAPMHALFARQGWTVSGLLTHLDDGDPEVVYVRVPR; the protein is encoded by the coding sequence ATGGACATGGAATTCTCCCGCGCTGGCCCTTCAGACCTCGCCACCATCGCGGCCTTCGATGAGCAGGCGGGCGACCCGGGTCGGCGCACGTGGCTGGAGGACAGCCTGCGCCGGCGCGAGGTTCACCTGCTATCCGTGGATGGGGCGGCCTGTGCCTACGGCGTGCTGGAGGACTTCTTCGGCCACGCCTTCGTTTCCCTGCTGTACGTGGCCCCCGCCCGGCGGCGTCAGGGCCTGGGGGCAGGGCTGCTGGCCCATCTCTGCGGGGTGGCCGCGACGCCCAAGGTCTTCTCCTCGACCAATCTGTCCAACGCGCCCATGCACGCCCTGTTCGCCCGGCAGGGCTGGACGGTCAGCGGTCTGCTCACGCACCTCGACGACGGTGATCCGGAGGTCGTCTATGTCAGGGTGCCGCGTTAA
- a CDS encoding PIG-L deacetylase family protein: MRIMAVFAHPDDEIGCIGTLAKHAARGDEVMLVWTTLGELASQFGDASHEEVTRVRRKHGAWVAQKIGASYHFFDMGDSRMTGGRAEALQLARLYARFRPGAVITWSDDHPHPDHRMTAKIAFDAITLARIPKIINEAGGGDPMPPAPDLSGDDAVESGEDVARLDALRDPVRLYQYFAPASPYPEVFVDVSDTIEQGAEVMTFYHDFYRWAWTKEQYLEGRASTGRLSGAKYAERFNLRVSHPPARAYLD, encoded by the coding sequence ATGCGAATCATGGCGGTGTTTGCCCACCCGGACGACGAGATCGGTTGTATTGGAACGCTTGCCAAACACGCGGCGCGCGGCGACGAGGTGATGCTCGTCTGGACGACGCTGGGCGAACTCGCCAGCCAGTTCGGCGACGCCTCACACGAGGAGGTCACGCGGGTGCGCCGCAAGCACGGGGCCTGGGTGGCCCAGAAGATCGGGGCCTCGTACCACTTCTTCGACATGGGCGACTCGCGCATGACCGGGGGCCGCGCCGAGGCGCTGCAACTGGCGCGGCTGTACGCCCGCTTCCGGCCGGGCGCCGTGATCACCTGGAGCGACGACCACCCGCACCCCGACCACCGCATGACCGCGAAGATCGCCTTCGACGCGATCACGCTCGCCCGTATTCCGAAGATCATCAACGAGGCGGGCGGGGGCGACCCCATGCCGCCCGCCCCCGACCTGAGCGGCGACGACGCCGTGGAGAGCGGGGAGGACGTGGCGCGGCTCGACGCCCTGCGCGATCCCGTACGCCTGTACCAGTACTTCGCGCCCGCCAGCCCCTACCCGGAGGTGTTCGTGGACGTCTCGGACACCATCGAGCAGGGGGCCGAGGTCATGACCTTCTACCACGACTTCTACCGGTGGGCCTGGACGAAGGAGCAGTACCTCGAAGGCCGCGCCAGCACCGGGCGCCTGAGCGGCGCGAAGTACGCCGAGCGCTTCAACCTGCGGGTGTCGCACCCACCGGCCCGCGCGTATCTGGACTGA
- a CDS encoding SRPBCC family protein gives MSESIQIKHAIVVRARPDVLYRMALEPKRRARWDKNFVSAEYEGGEGRLANNALVRFKFPRRLLGLGFTAKYGQLQAPQRGGWESVRNVGPLEKLTQGWTFKPMPGGTEVTLTMNGRVRYRWIRAPIERVLNNMVVSTLIELQRTVDAQGAQLMEDMGRELAEKQKAEQKAAKEAAKAARRKR, from the coding sequence ATGTCCGAGTCGATTCAGATCAAGCACGCAATCGTGGTACGCGCCCGCCCGGACGTGCTCTACCGCATGGCGCTGGAACCAAAACGCCGTGCCAGATGGGACAAGAACTTCGTGTCGGCCGAATACGAGGGCGGTGAGGGCCGGCTGGCGAACAACGCGCTGGTGCGCTTCAAGTTTCCCCGCCGGCTGCTGGGCCTGGGCTTCACCGCGAAATACGGGCAGCTCCAGGCCCCCCAGCGCGGCGGCTGGGAGAGCGTGCGGAACGTGGGGCCGCTGGAAAAACTGACCCAGGGCTGGACGTTCAAGCCCATGCCCGGCGGCACCGAGGTCACCCTGACCATGAACGGCCGGGTGCGCTACCGCTGGATCAGGGCGCCCATCGAGCGCGTGCTGAACAACATGGTGGTCAGCACCCTGATCGAACTGCAGCGCACCGTGGACGCCCAGGGGGCGCAGCTCATGGAAGACATGGGCCGTGAACTGGCGGAGAAGCAGAAGGCCGAGCAGAAGGCGGCGAAAGAAGCTGCCAAGGCCGCCCGGCGCAAGCGCTGA
- a CDS encoding acyl-CoA thioesterase produces the protein MTRPTPHARADYPYQHPTPTRWADNDVYGHVNNVTYYAYFDTAVNAYLAAQGALDIQSGAVIGLVVETGCSYFAPAAFPEVLSVGVRVSSLGRSSVRYELAVFREGEAAACAQGHFVHVYVDRQTRRPAELPDVLRTALQPLRVP, from the coding sequence ATGACCCGGCCCACCCCACACGCCCGCGCCGACTACCCCTACCAGCATCCCACGCCCACCCGCTGGGCCGACAACGACGTGTACGGGCACGTGAACAACGTGACCTACTACGCCTACTTCGATACGGCGGTGAACGCCTACCTGGCCGCGCAGGGGGCGCTGGACATCCAGTCGGGAGCAGTGATCGGGCTGGTCGTGGAGACCGGCTGCAGTTACTTCGCGCCCGCCGCCTTCCCCGAGGTGCTCAGCGTGGGCGTGCGGGTCTCGAGCCTGGGCCGCAGCTCGGTGCGCTACGAACTGGCGGTCTTCCGGGAAGGCGAGGCGGCGGCCTGCGCGCAGGGGCATTTCGTGCATGTGTACGTAGATCGGCAGACCCGGCGCCCGGCCGAGCTGCCCGACGTGCTCCGCACGGCGCTCCAGCCCCTGCGCGTGCCCTGA
- the topA gene encoding type I DNA topoisomerase produces the protein MAKTSAPHTLVIVESPAKARTIEKYLGKGYTVESSIGHIRDLPKSAADIPEKYKGKAWARLGLDIENDFQPLYVVAPEKRAHVAKLRKMASEADEIILATDDDREGESIAWHLFQELRPKVPVKRMVFHEITKEAIQAAIAAPRQIDSNLVEAQETRRALDRLYGYEVSPVLWKKVAPKLSAGRVQSVATRMLVERERERMRFVSATWWDLLVTGKTAEGATFPARLTDVAGQKLALGRDFDPLTGRLKDGVVARLLGEAEARALAEGLSGQPLTVTSAEEKPFTQRPYPPFITSTLQQEGSRKLGFAATRTMRAAQRLYEQGYITYMRTDSTNLSSEAVSAARTQVAQMYGPSYLSPQPRVYAKKSKNAQEAHEAIRPAGSSFRTPDSLRGELSGDEWRLYDLIWKRTVACQMADARGRSLRVRLGGKAKTGEDVQLSASGRTIDFPGFLRAYVEGSDDPSAALEDRETPLPPLREGERVLADSVKPEGHETQPPARYTEASLVQSLEGAGIGRPSTYASILGTIQDRGYATKKGQALVPSWTAFATSALLEHHFSSLVDYDFTAKMEEDLDDIAGGRAQRVPYLRRFYLGDHGEGMALRPLIDSKMGEIDARGIATIVVPKLEGSGIEVRVGRYGPYMERSGEKANLPEDLAPDELTAEKAEEIMSRPTGDRVIGTDEATGHPVVARAGRYGPYVTLGAENPPIRSASLFPTDDLGTLTLGRALKLLSLPRLVGTSEGEEVWAQNGKYGPYLKRGSDSRSLTSHEELFNVGIQEAEALFLQPRYGKGRAAAAPPLRSFEYPGRANIILKSGRFGPYLTDGEKNATLRKGEDEGTLTAERALEILEERGKEPQKKPGKSGARTGAARTGAAKKSGARTPARKGAASTSAASAAPAKKAPAKKAPAKKAPAKAAAKAKAPAKATFTWADLRPHLGVLSDPERRLVTATREQGRKVEDIAPELGLEVAKAKGMALQASKKLNQAARGG, from the coding sequence ATGGCCAAGACCTCTGCCCCCCATACCCTGGTGATCGTCGAATCGCCCGCCAAAGCCCGTACCATCGAGAAGTATCTCGGCAAGGGGTACACGGTGGAGTCGAGCATCGGGCACATCCGCGACCTGCCCAAGAGTGCCGCCGATATCCCCGAGAAGTACAAGGGCAAGGCCTGGGCGCGGCTCGGGCTGGACATCGAGAACGACTTCCAGCCGCTCTACGTGGTGGCTCCCGAGAAGCGGGCGCACGTCGCCAAACTCCGCAAGATGGCCTCGGAGGCCGACGAGATCATCCTGGCGACCGACGACGACCGCGAGGGTGAGAGCATCGCCTGGCACCTGTTCCAGGAGCTGCGGCCCAAGGTGCCGGTCAAGCGCATGGTCTTCCACGAGATCACCAAGGAAGCCATCCAGGCCGCCATCGCTGCGCCGCGCCAGATCGATTCGAATCTGGTCGAGGCGCAGGAGACCCGCCGCGCGCTCGACCGCCTGTACGGTTACGAGGTCAGCCCGGTGCTGTGGAAGAAGGTGGCGCCCAAGCTGAGCGCTGGCCGCGTGCAGAGCGTGGCGACCCGCATGCTGGTCGAGCGCGAGCGCGAGCGGATGCGCTTCGTGAGCGCCACGTGGTGGGATCTGCTCGTCACCGGCAAGACCGCCGAGGGCGCGACCTTCCCCGCCCGCCTGACCGACGTGGCCGGGCAGAAGCTGGCCCTGGGCCGCGACTTCGACCCGCTGACCGGCCGGCTGAAGGACGGCGTGGTGGCAAGGTTGCTGGGTGAGGCGGAGGCCCGCGCGCTGGCCGAGGGCCTGAGCGGCCAGCCCCTGACGGTCACCAGCGCGGAGGAAAAGCCCTTCACGCAGCGCCCCTACCCGCCCTTCATCACGTCCACGCTGCAGCAGGAAGGCAGCCGCAAGCTGGGCTTCGCCGCCACCCGCACCATGCGCGCCGCCCAGCGGCTCTACGAGCAGGGCTACATCACGTACATGCGAACCGACTCGACGAACCTGAGCAGCGAGGCGGTGAGCGCGGCCCGCACGCAGGTCGCGCAGATGTACGGCCCCAGCTACCTCTCGCCGCAGCCGCGCGTGTACGCCAAGAAGTCCAAGAACGCCCAGGAAGCCCACGAGGCGATCCGCCCGGCCGGCTCCAGCTTCCGCACGCCGGACTCGCTGCGCGGCGAGCTGAGCGGCGACGAGTGGCGCCTCTACGACCTGATCTGGAAGCGCACCGTGGCCTGCCAGATGGCCGATGCCCGTGGCCGCTCCCTGCGCGTGCGGCTGGGCGGCAAAGCGAAGACTGGCGAGGACGTGCAGCTCAGCGCCTCGGGCCGCACCATCGACTTCCCCGGCTTCCTGCGCGCCTACGTGGAGGGCAGCGACGACCCCAGCGCCGCCCTGGAAGACCGCGAGACCCCGCTGCCCCCGCTCAGGGAGGGCGAGCGCGTGCTGGCCGACTCGGTGAAGCCCGAGGGCCACGAGACCCAGCCTCCCGCCCGCTACACCGAGGCCTCGCTGGTGCAGTCGCTGGAGGGCGCGGGCATCGGGCGCCCGAGCACCTACGCCTCCATCCTGGGCACCATCCAGGATCGGGGCTACGCCACCAAAAAGGGGCAGGCGCTCGTGCCCTCGTGGACGGCCTTCGCCACCTCCGCCCTGCTGGAGCACCATTTCTCCTCGCTGGTGGACTACGACTTCACCGCGAAGATGGAAGAGGATCTGGACGACATCGCGGGGGGGCGGGCGCAGCGCGTGCCGTACCTCAGGCGCTTCTACCTGGGCGACCACGGCGAGGGCATGGCCCTGCGGCCCCTGATCGACTCCAAGATGGGCGAGATCGACGCCCGCGGGATCGCCACCATCGTCGTGCCGAAGCTGGAGGGCAGCGGCATCGAGGTGCGCGTGGGGCGCTACGGCCCCTACATGGAGCGCAGCGGCGAGAAGGCCAACCTTCCCGAAGACCTGGCCCCCGACGAACTCACCGCCGAGAAGGCCGAGGAGATCATGAGCCGCCCCACGGGCGACCGCGTGATCGGCACCGACGAGGCGACCGGGCACCCGGTAGTGGCCCGCGCCGGGCGCTACGGCCCCTACGTGACGCTGGGCGCAGAGAACCCGCCCATCCGCTCGGCCAGCCTGTTCCCCACCGACGACCTGGGCACCCTGACGCTGGGCCGCGCCCTGAAGCTGCTGAGCCTGCCGCGCCTGGTGGGCACCAGCGAGGGCGAGGAAGTCTGGGCGCAGAACGGCAAGTACGGCCCGTACCTCAAGCGCGGCTCCGACAGCCGCTCGCTGACCAGCCACGAGGAGCTGTTCAACGTGGGCATCCAGGAGGCCGAGGCGCTCTTCCTGCAGCCGCGCTACGGCAAGGGCCGCGCCGCCGCCGCGCCGCCCCTCAGGAGCTTCGAATATCCGGGCCGCGCGAACATCATCCTCAAATCCGGCCGCTTCGGCCCCTACCTCACCGACGGCGAGAAGAACGCCACGCTGCGCAAGGGTGAGGACGAGGGGACACTCACGGCGGAACGCGCCCTGGAGATTCTGGAGGAGCGCGGCAAGGAGCCCCAGAAGAAGCCCGGCAAATCCGGCGCGAGAACGGGGGCAGCCCGGACGGGGGCAGCCAAGAAGTCGGGCGCCCGCACCCCGGCCCGCAAGGGAGCGGCCAGCACGTCTGCGGCGAGCGCGGCTCCGGCCAAGAAGGCACCCGCCAAGAAGGCTCCGGCCAAGAAAGCTCCGGCCAAAGCCGCCGCGAAGGCCAAGGCGCCCGCCAAGGCCACCTTCACCTGGGCCGACCTGCGGCCCCACCTGGGTGTGCTCAGCGACCCCGAGCGCCGGCTGGTCACGGCCACCCGCGAACAGGGCCGCAAGGTCGAGGACATCGCGCCCGAGCTGGGGCTGGAGGTCGCCAAGGCCAAGGGCATGGCGCTGCAGGCCAGCAAGAAACTGAACCAGGCGGCGCGCGGCGGGTAG